The following proteins come from a genomic window of Phormidium ambiguum IAM M-71:
- a CDS encoding beta strand repeat-containing protein — MAIYIGTLDNDLINGSLSENFILALAGKDTIFGGNKNDVINGDEGNDPTKQNQQDSTIYDGKDDDFLSGEEGNDTLFGEQGNDLILGRKGEDVGFGGNSNDWINGNENNDSLHGNRGDDTVIGGEGNDLLYGGQNNDFLLGDRGNDTLSGDKGDDIGLAGIGNDLVFGGEGNDFLNGNENDDTIEGSNGNDTLHGGQESDRLFGGEGDDILIGDLGADTVNGGAGNDIFVIGRRNDVPGFLTTGGVNIIDADYFPDFTLGEDIIELVGDLQFSNLNIFAGTGIYANYSIIQDKETNEYLAIFKGVDPNSISAKDFIPITVTKEAFSSTLEFSAANFSVNEDGTSSASITINRTNGDSGIVSAKVLLNGGTAIGGAAPLAAPKDYDNSFITVTWADGDTTPKIVNIPIFNDIEIEGEETVNLTLSDPTNGAIIGLQNTAVLTIIDNDTFIPNPGVLSFTKANYSDNEGNGETVNKIVATIQRDSGNDGTVTVQVQLDTGSTATPNDFTNNLPITVTFLPGETSRNVEIPIIGDGIPEGNDTINLKLVNPTDGASLGGQQTATYTIINDDADVPTFDFSTATYTVTEGNGGSFNTNGVVKINRTGDISGTNSVQIQLANAASPSATGGVDFNNTPITVTFNPGDTFKDVSVPIAGDTDVEQDENITLSLVNPSAGKVGNITSNAVLTIINDDLATVSLTATDTKAAETGDPGTYRISRGTNTIGALTVNLNINGSSLAKSTDYILSGGSVTIADSNLTVTIPDGQSFVDIILTPNDDIHAEADETLKLNLAAGSYNIDAVNKEGTVAIAANDTVVISLVDDANFVPNYANLEGTLRQAMLNAEAFAGTDTITFSGAATLGTINLTGYLPNITQNLNIKGTGAANLTVRRDTGGQYQIFTVKSGDVTIDDLTISDGFLSFPSNSGSAIANFSTGTININNTIFFNNNNQSGFADGGAIANLNSGTVNVSKSTFTNNQSNSRGGAISNVKGGTVNVINSTFTDNLADFGGIGGAIFNMEGGTVNVSKSTFSGNQSKNNFGGAIVNDGTLTVIDSSFSDNKAYGLGGAIYNGGSLTVANSDFTNNESDVSGGGAISSMGTLIITKSTFSGNKSTNSGALSIAGTASITDSTFSENIAQTSVGGAIAITSKDTVTIDRTTLINNTANYGGAIENNSIGTVKITNSTIANNTAKYDGGGVSNEGNLEISNSTISGNKANQSGGGIYNASTTSNLNINQSTITNNTADFDNNDTGEFVSDNGGGIFIQSGTVTVKNTIVAANIDNSPFGGINPDFSGNLTSQGYNLIGNVGTQNFSSNTTGDLYGDPNNTTNKNIGATEFITTIDPKLDPLGNNGGLTQTHALQTGSLAINAGDPAFAPPPDTDQRGAGFDRIQGSRIDIGAFESKFTPTEIRGIKWNDLNGDRINAGEPGLAGWTIYLDLNNNSKLDSGEPSTTTDVNGNYAFTDLSAGTYTVAEVQQRGWRQTFPGTFVNGSGTGGNILVSTNETIGEYTQAGTAVSAAINIPYGAGARPGTESARDIIIDQNNLIFNYNGTFDPFLSIYDRSNGTWNDRTHPGWSTVNNVSYGGIAKYQNFAYATDMITFGTGDTPTGIVRFDLSNNTSARFADTQEYIDLTMGLDGILYALRNDSSSSGRTVDAYDPVTMNLLWTTTLANDARGIAVNENGDIFAAAWDGNIRHFDYDGNQLNFRASGTTNLNDIDVSFDGKLIVGSRFGQVIITDESLASQTSFSVGSDDVFVSFSTPQTPIAILNSTHTVNLSTGQVFTGIDFGAIAT; from the coding sequence ATGGCTATTTATATTGGTACGCTCGATAATGATTTAATTAATGGTTCATTATCTGAGAATTTTATCTTAGCTTTAGCAGGCAAAGATACTATTTTTGGTGGCAATAAAAACGATGTAATTAATGGTGACGAAGGCAACGATCCAACAAAGCAAAATCAGCAAGATAGTACCATATATGACGGAAAAGATGATGATTTTTTATCGGGAGAAGAAGGCAATGATACCTTATTTGGCGAACAAGGAAATGATCTAATCCTGGGAAGAAAAGGAGAAGACGTTGGATTTGGGGGGAATAGTAATGATTGGATTAATGGTAACGAAAATAATGATTCTCTTCACGGTAATCGAGGCGATGATACCGTAATAGGAGGTGAAGGAAATGACTTATTATACGGTGGTCAAAATAATGATTTTCTCTTAGGCGATCGAGGAAATGATACTCTTTCTGGAGATAAAGGCGACGATATAGGATTAGCAGGAATAGGTAATGACTTAGTATTTGGTGGCGAAGGTAACGATTTTCTCAATGGTAATGAAAATGATGACACCATAGAGGGAAGTAACGGTAATGATACCTTACATGGTGGTCAGGAGAGCGATCGATTATTTGGTGGCGAAGGCGATGATATTTTAATTGGTGATTTAGGGGCGGATACTGTTAATGGCGGTGCGGGAAACGATATTTTTGTAATTGGTAGAAGAAATGATGTTCCGGGATTTCTGACTACTGGTGGAGTCAATATTATTGATGCTGATTATTTTCCAGATTTTACTCTTGGTGAAGACATAATTGAACTGGTAGGAGATCTACAATTTTCTAACCTAAATATTTTTGCTGGTACTGGAATATATGCTAACTATAGCATTATTCAAGACAAAGAAACTAATGAATATTTAGCAATTTTTAAAGGAGTCGATCCTAATAGTATTAGTGCTAAAGATTTTATTCCAATTACAGTTACTAAAGAAGCATTTTCCAGTACTTTAGAATTTAGTGCTGCTAATTTTAGTGTTAATGAAGATGGGACATCTTCTGCTTCAATTACGATAAATCGCACTAATGGTGACTCTGGTATAGTAAGTGCTAAAGTTTTATTAAATGGAGGCACTGCAATAGGTGGCGCTGCACCATTAGCAGCACCAAAAGATTATGATAACAGCTTTATTACAGTTACTTGGGCAGATGGGGATACGACACCTAAAATAGTTAATATTCCCATTTTCAATGATATAGAAATTGAGGGGGAAGAAACTGTCAATTTAACTTTAAGCGATCCGACAAATGGGGCAATAATTGGATTGCAAAATACGGCGGTTTTGACAATTATAGATAATGACACTTTTATTCCTAATCCAGGGGTTTTATCTTTTACCAAGGCTAACTATAGTGACAATGAAGGAAATGGAGAAACTGTTAATAAAATAGTTGCTACCATTCAACGTGATAGTGGCAATGATGGTACGGTAACTGTGCAAGTACAACTAGATACAGGTAGCACTGCCACTCCCAATGACTTTACTAATAATTTGCCCATTACTGTTACTTTTTTACCAGGGGAAACTTCTCGAAATGTAGAAATTCCGATTATTGGGGATGGAATACCTGAAGGAAACGATACGATTAATTTAAAATTAGTTAATCCTACTGATGGCGCTAGTTTGGGAGGACAGCAAACAGCTACTTATACGATTATTAATGATGATGCTGATGTTCCGACTTTTGACTTTAGTACTGCTACTTACACTGTTACCGAAGGAAATGGGGGGAGTTTTAACACCAATGGTGTAGTAAAAATTAACCGAACTGGTGATATTTCTGGCACAAATTCAGTGCAAATTCAATTAGCTAATGCTGCTTCTCCCAGTGCCACAGGCGGAGTGGATTTTAATAATACACCGATTACTGTTACTTTTAATCCGGGTGATACTTTTAAAGATGTATCTGTTCCCATTGCTGGAGATACTGATGTCGAACAAGATGAAAATATCACTCTGAGTTTAGTTAACCCTAGTGCGGGTAAGGTTGGTAATATTACATCTAATGCGGTTTTAACTATTATTAATGATGATTTAGCAACTGTCAGTCTTACCGCCACAGATACGAAGGCAGCAGAAACAGGTGATCCTGGAACTTATCGTATTAGTCGGGGAACAAATACCATAGGTGCATTAACAGTTAATCTGAATATTAATGGTAGTAGTTTAGCTAAATCTACTGACTATATTTTGAGTGGTGGTAGTGTTACGATCGCAGATAGCAATCTAACAGTTACGATTCCTGATGGACAGTCATTTGTAGATATTATTCTTACTCCAAATGATGATATTCACGCTGAGGCAGATGAAACATTAAAACTGAATTTAGCAGCAGGAAGTTACAACATTGATGCAGTTAATAAAGAGGGAACGGTAGCGATCGCTGCTAACGATACAGTAGTAATTAGTTTAGTTGATGATGCCAATTTTGTTCCCAACTATGCAAACTTAGAAGGCACTTTGCGGCAAGCGATGTTAAATGCAGAAGCTTTTGCTGGAACAGATACAATTACTTTTAGTGGTGCAGCAACATTGGGAACAATCAATTTAACAGGTTACTTGCCAAATATTACGCAAAATCTGAATATTAAAGGAACTGGTGCTGCTAATTTAACTGTGCGCCGAGATACGGGGGGACAATATCAAATTTTCACAGTTAAAAGTGGCGATGTTACTATTGATGATTTGACTATTTCGGATGGGTTCTTATCTTTTCCGTCTAATAGTGGTAGCGCGATCGCTAACTTTAGCACTGGTACAATAAATATTAACAATACCATCTTTTTTAACAATAACAATCAGTCTGGTTTTGCTGATGGTGGTGCTATTGCTAACTTAAATAGTGGAACGGTGAATGTTAGTAAAAGTACCTTTACCAACAATCAGTCTAATTCTAGAGGTGGTGCTATTTCTAATGTAAAAGGTGGGACAGTGAATGTTATTAACAGCACCTTTACAGACAATTTGGCTGATTTTGGTGGGATTGGTGGTGCTATTTTTAACATGGAGGGTGGCACGGTAAATGTTAGTAAAAGCACTTTTTCTGGCAACCAATCAAAAAACAATTTTGGCGGCGCTATTGTTAATGACGGGACGTTAACTGTAATTGATTCTAGTTTTTCTGATAATAAAGCTTATGGCCTTGGTGGTGCAATTTATAACGGAGGTTCCCTGACTGTTGCTAATAGTGATTTTACCAACAACGAATCTGATGTAAGTGGTGGCGGTGCTATTTCAAGTATGGGTACGTTGATTATTACCAAAAGTACTTTTTCTGGTAATAAGTCTACCAACAGTGGTGCATTATCGATCGCTGGTACGGCAAGTATTACAGATAGCACTTTTTCCGAAAATATAGCACAGACGAGTGTTGGAGGTGCTATTGCTATAACTAGTAAGGATACCGTGACGATCGATCGCACTACCTTAATAAATAACACTGCCAACTACGGCGGTGCTATTGAGAATAATTCGATTGGTACAGTGAAAATTACTAATAGCACGATCGCTAACAATACTGCCAAATATGATGGCGGTGGAGTGTCGAATGAGGGCAATCTCGAGATTAGTAACAGCACTATTTCCGGTAACAAAGCAAATCAATCTGGTGGAGGAATTTATAACGCTAGTACTACTAGTAACTTGAACATTAACCAATCAACAATTACTAACAACACTGCTGATTTCGATAACAATGATACTGGCGAGTTTGTGAGCGATAATGGAGGCGGTATCTTTATCCAAAGTGGAACTGTTACTGTTAAAAATACGATCGTTGCTGCCAATATTGATAACTCACCTTTTGGCGGTATCAATCCCGATTTTTCTGGCAATCTCACATCCCAAGGTTACAACTTAATCGGCAATGTTGGCACTCAAAATTTTAGCAGCAACACTACAGGCGATTTATACGGCGACCCTAACAATACTACTAATAAAAATATCGGTGCAACTGAATTTATTACTACTATCGATCCCAAACTTGACCCTTTAGGAAATAATGGAGGGTTAACTCAAACTCACGCATTACAAACAGGAAGTCTTGCCATTAATGCCGGAGATCCTGCTTTTGCACCTCCACCAGATACAGATCAAAGAGGTGCGGGATTCGATCGCATTCAAGGTAGCAGAATCGATATCGGTGCTTTTGAATCTAAATTTACACCTACTGAAATCCGGGGGATAAAGTGGAATGATTTGAATGGCGATCGTATTAATGCTGGTGAACCCGGACTTGCAGGTTGGACAATTTACCTAGACTTAAATAACAACAGTAAACTCGACTCTGGCGAACCTTCTACGACTACTGATGTCAACGGCAATTATGCTTTTACTGACTTATCAGCTGGAACTTATACTGTTGCGGAAGTGCAACAACGAGGCTGGAGACAAACCTTTCCCGGCACTTTTGTTAATGGTTCGGGAACGGGAGGAAATATTTTAGTCAGCACAAATGAAACGATTGGAGAATATACCCAAGCTGGCACTGCTGTTTCTGCTGCGATTAATATTCCCTATGGTGCTGGTGCTCGTCCGGGAACAGAAAGTGCAAGAGATATTATCATTGACCAAAATAATCTCATCTTTAATTACAATGGCACATTCGATCCTTTTTTAAGTATCTACGATCGAAGCAATGGCACTTGGAACGACAGAACTCATCCAGGTTGGAGTACGGTTAATAATGTCAGCTATGGTGGCATTGCTAAGTATCAAAATTTTGCTTATGCCACTGATATGATTACTTTTGGTACAGGCGATACACCTACAGGAATTGTACGTTTCGATCTAAGCAATAATACATCTGCGCGTTTTGCAGACACCCAGGAATATATCGACTTAACAATGGGTTTGGACGGTATACTTTATGCCCTCAGAAATGATAGTAGTTCGTCAGGACGTACAGTTGATGCTTACGATCCAGTAACGATGAATTTATTGTGGACAACTACTCTAGCTAATGATGCTAGAGGCATTGCTGTTAATGAAAATGGTGATATTTTTGCTGCTGCTTGGGATGGCAATATTCGTCATTTTGATTACGATGGGAATCAATTAAATTTTAGGGCTAGTGGCACTACAAACTTAAATGATATTGATGTTTCGTTTGATGGTAAATTAATAGTTGGTTCGCGGTTCGGTCAAGTTATTATTACTGATGAATCCCTGGCTAGCCAAACTTCGTTTTCAGTAGGTAGCGATGATGTTTTTGTATCTTTCAGTACGCCACAAACGCCGATCGCAATTCTCAATTCAACCCATACTGTAAACCTGAGTACTGGTCAAGTTTTCACTGGAATTGATTTTGGTGCGATCGCCACTTAA
- the coaBC gene encoding bifunctional phosphopantothenoylcysteine decarboxylase/phosphopantothenate--cysteine ligase CoaBC, whose product MAKVLIGIAGGIAAYKVCEVVSALAKSGVEVKVILTAAACEFITPLTLATLSRNPAFTDKDFWQPLHGRPLHIELGEWADVFVIAPLTANSLAKLAHGFADNLLTNTVLASTCPILLAPAMNTDMWEKLTVQRNWQEIFLDQRYHSVGPSAGILACDRVGSGRMAEPSEIIAHIHSLLHTKGKKDLTGKRVLISAGGTREYLDPVRFIGNPSTGKMGLALATAALHRGASVTLVHAPINGVIPLGVKSVSVTSAAEMQKAMLEHFYSADLIIMSAAVADVKPANYASEKLPKKSLPTSLDLEFVPDIVAELGKLKQPHQKLIGFAAQTGDIVTPALEKLKRKKLDAIAANPIDKFNSGFGSDNNQAILLDSQGRQVEITPCSKLEMAHCLFDFVQDIG is encoded by the coding sequence ATGGCTAAGGTTCTGATTGGCATTGCTGGGGGAATTGCTGCTTATAAAGTCTGCGAAGTAGTTTCTGCATTAGCAAAATCTGGGGTCGAGGTAAAGGTTATTTTAACTGCTGCGGCTTGTGAGTTTATCACACCCTTGACCCTAGCTACTCTTTCTCGAAATCCAGCTTTTACAGATAAAGATTTTTGGCAACCGCTTCATGGTCGTCCGCTACATATTGAATTGGGTGAATGGGCGGATGTTTTTGTTATAGCGCCTTTAACAGCGAATAGCTTAGCAAAACTGGCGCATGGCTTTGCGGATAATTTATTAACTAATACGGTTTTGGCTTCTACTTGTCCGATTTTGTTAGCGCCTGCAATGAATACAGATATGTGGGAAAAGTTGACAGTGCAGCGTAATTGGCAAGAGATTTTTCTAGACCAAAGATATCATAGTGTCGGGCCTAGTGCCGGAATTTTAGCTTGCGATCGCGTTGGTTCCGGTCGCATGGCTGAACCTTCAGAAATTATCGCACATATTCATAGTTTATTACACACTAAAGGCAAAAAAGATTTAACCGGAAAACGAGTTTTAATTAGTGCTGGTGGAACGAGGGAATATTTAGATCCGGTGCGGTTTATTGGTAATCCTTCGACTGGCAAAATGGGATTAGCTTTAGCAACAGCAGCATTGCATCGAGGTGCGTCGGTAACGTTAGTTCATGCCCCAATAAACGGGGTAATTCCGCTAGGTGTAAAAAGCGTGAGTGTGACTAGTGCCGCCGAAATGCAAAAAGCAATGTTGGAACATTTTTATAGTGCTGATTTAATTATTATGTCCGCAGCAGTAGCAGATGTGAAACCTGCTAATTATGCCAGTGAAAAGTTACCGAAGAAATCTCTACCTACTTCTTTAGATTTAGAGTTTGTGCCTGATATTGTGGCAGAATTAGGAAAATTAAAACAACCGCATCAAAAGTTAATTGGTTTTGCGGCTCAAACTGGGGATATTGTAACACCTGCTTTGGAGAAATTGAAGCGGAAAAAACTGGATGCGATCGCTGCTAATCCCATTGACAAATTTAATAGTGGTTTTGGTAGTGACAATAATCAAGCAATCTTGTTAGATTCCCAAGGCAGACAAGTAGAAATTACTCCTTGTTCTAAATTAGAAATGGCGCATTGTTTATTTGATTTTGTTCAAGATATAGGTTAA
- a CDS encoding DUF2555 domain-containing protein, translated as MTTASIVKRDIAAMTPADVAELAERLEQDDYANVFEGLDDWHLLRAIAFQRPELIEPYIHLLDMEAYDEA; from the coding sequence ATGACCACAGCAAGCATTGTGAAGCGCGATATAGCTGCTATGACTCCAGCAGATGTAGCGGAATTGGCTGAACGTTTAGAGCAGGATGATTACGCTAATGTTTTTGAAGGGCTGGATGATTGGCATCTACTAAGAGCGATCGCTTTTCAGCGTCCAGAGTTAATTGAACCTTACATTCATCTGTTAGATATGGAAGCCTATGATGAAGCTTAA
- a CDS encoding alpha/beta hydrolase produces the protein MSLQVISIPPTGQPPTGAIVALHGWGANAEDLADLAPFLNLPDYHFFFPNAPFPHPYSSVGRAWYDFQRNEGIEESRQLLRDWLSGLESETGIPLSRTILSGFSQGGAMTLDVGLNLPLAGLVSLSGYLHPITQGTQPDVFPPTLIVHGTRDSIVPVTAGQNARDVLTSLGVAVQYEEFNMAHEVIPAVIQLMRSFVLQIMSVETPKA, from the coding sequence CTGTCTCTTCAGGTAATTTCGATTCCACCAACCGGACAACCGCCAACTGGCGCGATCGTCGCTTTGCATGGCTGGGGTGCAAACGCAGAAGATTTGGCCGACTTAGCACCTTTTTTGAACTTACCGGATTATCACTTTTTCTTTCCCAATGCACCTTTTCCCCACCCTTATTCTTCAGTAGGAAGGGCATGGTACGACTTTCAACGAAATGAAGGCATAGAAGAGAGTCGCCAACTTCTTAGGGATTGGCTTTCTGGTTTAGAAAGTGAAACTGGCATTCCCTTGTCGCGCACAATTTTAAGTGGATTTTCTCAGGGCGGGGCGATGACGCTGGATGTGGGCTTAAACTTGCCTTTAGCTGGTTTAGTTAGTCTCAGCGGCTATTTACATCCCATCACTCAAGGAACTCAACCTGATGTTTTTCCCCCAACGTTAATTGTTCATGGAACGAGAGATTCGATCGTTCCTGTAACCGCAGGTCAAAATGCCAGGGACGTATTGACGAGTTTAGGGGTAGCGGTACAGTATGAGGAATTTAATATGGCGCATGAAGTTATACCAGCAGTTATTCAGTTAATGCGAAGTTTTGTGTTGCAGATAATGTCTGTGGAAACCCCGAAAGCTTGA
- a CDS encoding vWA domain-containing protein, with product MSVPQIDLIPLRAAICSDVPSDLDVLVRIIPPPPEQDLHRPPLNLCLVIDRSSSMKGKKIDYVKKAACYAVQQLLMTDRVSVVVFDRAVSTLVDSTFAIDKTDIIHQIQQIQPGYGTALHAAWQAGAIQVIKHLNSQHLNRVILLSDGFSSVGENNPYVIATDVYGLALQGVSTTTMGVGNHYDEDLLTSMAKRGNGGYYYIQSPEKLPIIFRTELQDLMATIGHTVSLGIDPQGAVEIEDVLNDLETDQRGRFQLPNLIKGNPMEVVVKLQVPPIPQTTDLCYFRLNWKNPKHEEPQKAWTSLRLPVINSASISEFPPNIEVQQRMLLMMVARVKKEAIRHLDRGNYEMASKLLKNARLQVINAPKSPLIEKEAQALANLYADLQAKQLLKLRKQASVETYNITLTNPRILDDII from the coding sequence ATGTCAGTACCACAAATTGACTTAATTCCCTTACGTGCTGCTATTTGTTCGGATGTACCTTCAGATTTGGATGTTCTGGTCAGAATTATCCCACCTCCACCTGAACAAGATTTACATAGACCGCCTTTAAATTTATGTTTAGTAATCGATCGCTCCAGTTCCATGAAAGGCAAAAAAATCGATTACGTCAAGAAAGCAGCTTGTTATGCAGTACAACAACTGTTAATGACCGATCGCGTTAGTGTGGTAGTATTCGATCGCGCAGTGTCCACTTTAGTAGACAGCACATTTGCGATCGACAAAACTGATATCATTCATCAAATACAACAAATTCAACCCGGATATGGCACCGCTCTACACGCAGCTTGGCAAGCCGGAGCCATCCAAGTTATAAAACATCTTAATTCCCAACATTTAAACCGAGTAATTTTGCTTTCCGACGGCTTTAGCAGTGTGGGAGAAAACAATCCTTATGTCATCGCCACCGATGTTTATGGTTTAGCCCTACAAGGCGTAAGTACGACAACAATGGGTGTCGGTAATCATTATGATGAAGACTTACTGACTTCAATGGCAAAACGCGGAAATGGGGGATACTATTACATCCAATCCCCCGAAAAATTGCCCATCATATTTCGCACCGAATTACAAGATTTAATGGCCACAATAGGTCATACCGTTAGTTTAGGAATCGACCCTCAAGGCGCAGTAGAAATAGAAGATGTCCTTAACGATTTAGAAACAGATCAAAGAGGCAGATTTCAACTACCAAATTTAATTAAAGGTAATCCAATGGAAGTAGTGGTAAAATTACAAGTACCACCAATACCACAAACTACAGACTTGTGTTATTTCCGCTTAAATTGGAAAAATCCTAAACATGAAGAACCCCAAAAAGCTTGGACGAGTTTACGCTTACCTGTAATTAATTCAGCATCAATATCAGAATTTCCTCCTAATATAGAAGTCCAACAAAGAATGCTATTAATGATGGTAGCTAGGGTGAAAAAAGAAGCAATACGCCATCTCGATCGCGGCAACTACGAAATGGCCAGTAAACTCCTCAAAAACGCGAGATTACAAGTAATCAACGCCCCCAAATCACCCTTAATAGAAAAAGAAGCTCAAGCATTAGCTAACTTGTATGCAGACTTACAAGCAAAGCAATTACTAAAATTACGCAAACAAGCAAGCGTAGAAACTTATAACATTACCTTAACAAATCCCCGAATCTTGGACGACATTATCTAA
- the purH gene encoding bifunctional phosphoribosylaminoimidazolecarboxamide formyltransferase/IMP cyclohydrolase, whose translation MARLALLSTSDKTGLVDFARILVEEFQFDLISSGGTAVTLKEAGLPVTKVSDYTGFPEILGGRVKTLHPRIHGGILARKDLPEHIQDLETHQIRPIDLVVVNLYPFEQTIAKPNVTLAEAVEQIDIGGPAMIRAAAKNFAHLTVLSNPDQYNNYVEELRQKGEPSFEFRQACALAAFRHTSTYDLAISNYLATDDSFFNISGKQLQPLRYGENPHQPAAWYQTGTIATGWAAATKLQGKELSYNNLVDLEAARRIIAEFSDTPAAAILKHTNPCGVALGNTLAEAYEKAFNADSVSAFGGIVALSQPIDADTATALTKTFLECIVAPSCEQSAQEILATKSNLRVLTLADLQSGPKQTVKVIAGGLLVQNSDDEAENTTQWQVVTEKQPTPDELAELLFAWKVCKHVKSNAIVVTKDRTTLGVGAGQMNRVGSAKIALEQAGEKAQNGFLASDGFFPFDDSVRTAAAAGIKAIVQPGGSLRDKDSITAANELGIVMVLTGIRHFLH comes from the coding sequence ATGGCGCGTCTAGCACTGCTGAGTACCTCAGATAAAACTGGATTAGTAGACTTTGCTCGAATTCTCGTAGAAGAATTTCAATTTGATTTAATCAGCAGTGGTGGAACCGCTGTTACTTTAAAAGAAGCAGGTTTACCAGTCACAAAAGTTTCTGACTACACAGGATTCCCTGAAATTTTAGGCGGAAGAGTCAAAACTCTCCACCCCCGAATTCATGGTGGTATTTTAGCTAGAAAAGATTTACCAGAACATATTCAAGATTTAGAAACTCACCAAATTCGTCCCATAGATTTAGTAGTAGTCAACCTTTATCCCTTTGAACAAACTATTGCTAAACCTAATGTAACTTTAGCAGAAGCAGTAGAACAAATTGATATTGGTGGCCCGGCAATGATTCGCGCCGCCGCGAAAAACTTTGCTCATTTAACAGTTTTATCGAATCCCGATCAATACAATAATTACGTAGAAGAATTACGGCAAAAAGGGGAACCTAGTTTTGAATTTCGCCAAGCTTGTGCATTAGCAGCATTTAGACATACTTCTACTTACGATTTAGCAATTTCTAATTATTTAGCAACTGATGATTCGTTTTTCAATATTTCGGGAAAACAGTTGCAACCTCTACGTTACGGCGAAAATCCCCACCAACCCGCTGCATGGTATCAAACCGGAACCATTGCTACTGGTTGGGCAGCTGCTACTAAATTACAAGGTAAAGAATTAAGTTATAACAATTTGGTAGATTTAGAAGCTGCTAGAAGAATTATTGCTGAATTTAGCGACACTCCCGCCGCCGCCATTTTAAAACATACTAATCCTTGTGGTGTAGCTTTAGGTAATACATTAGCTGAAGCTTATGAAAAAGCTTTTAATGCCGATTCTGTTTCCGCTTTTGGGGGAATTGTCGCTTTAAGTCAACCAATTGATGCTGATACAGCTACAGCTTTAACCAAAACATTTTTAGAATGTATTGTGGCACCAAGTTGTGAACAATCTGCACAGGAAATATTAGCGACAAAATCTAATTTGCGTGTCTTAACTTTAGCAGATTTGCAATCAGGGCCGAAACAAACAGTTAAGGTAATTGCTGGTGGGTTATTGGTGCAGAATTCCGATGATGAAGCAGAGAATACTACTCAATGGCAGGTAGTAACAGAAAAGCAACCAACTCCTGATGAATTAGCCGAATTATTGTTTGCTTGGAAGGTGTGTAAGCACGTCAAATCTAATGCTATTGTAGTGACAAAAGATCGTACTACTCTTGGTGTTGGCGCAGGTCAAATGAATCGCGTAGGTTCGGCTAAAATCGCCTTGGAACAAGCAGGAGAAAAAGCCCAAAATGGTTTTTTAGCTAGTGATGGTTTCTTTCCTTTTGATGATTCTGTAAGAACTGCTGCGGCGGCGGGAATTAAAGCGATCGTTCAACCTGGTGGTAGTCTCCGCGATAAAGATTCTATTACAGCTGCTAACGAATTGGGTATCGTCATGGTATTAACAGGTATTCGTCATTTCTTGCACTAA